One part of the Terriglobales bacterium genome encodes these proteins:
- a CDS encoding OmpA family protein, with protein MNRTFVATFAALIMMFSAGCATKNYVSKETTPLINKSNELDEITARNTRDIRDVDTRAQKGISDVNAKSDAANQKALSAGSLADQAQQTATQAVTGVNALTNTVANLDNYHPVTEATVHFGFNKADLTKKAKEALDELANEVPNTPHFILEVSGNTDSVGGADYNYELSQRRAFAVIQYMAQEHNIPAHKFYIVGLGKDKPAAPNSSASGRQENRRVDVRLMTNTTDTPAAAQNSTPAPEQTTEATQPK; from the coding sequence ATGAATCGCACTTTCGTCGCTACATTTGCCGCCTTGATCATGATGTTTTCGGCGGGCTGCGCCACCAAGAATTACGTCTCAAAAGAGACTACCCCTCTCATCAACAAATCCAACGAGCTTGATGAGATCACGGCCCGGAACACGCGCGACATTCGCGATGTAGATACCCGGGCACAAAAAGGGATTTCGGATGTAAACGCCAAGTCCGATGCTGCCAACCAGAAGGCCCTGAGCGCAGGCTCATTGGCCGATCAGGCCCAGCAGACGGCCACCCAGGCAGTCACCGGCGTGAATGCGCTGACCAATACAGTCGCTAATCTCGATAACTATCATCCGGTAACAGAAGCGACCGTTCACTTTGGTTTCAATAAAGCCGATTTGACCAAGAAGGCGAAGGAAGCGCTGGATGAGTTGGCCAACGAAGTTCCTAACACACCGCATTTCATTCTGGAAGTCAGCGGGAACACGGATTCGGTTGGCGGCGCCGACTACAACTATGAACTCAGCCAGCGTCGTGCCTTTGCCGTGATCCAGTATATGGCGCAGGAGCACAATATCCCGGCGCACAAGTTCTACATTGTTGGATTAGGCAAAGATAAACCGGCTGCTCCTAACAGCTCAGCTTCAGGACGGCAGGAAAACCGGCGCGTGGATGTCCGGCTGATGACGAACACAACCGATACGCCCGCTGCAGCGCAAAACAGCACTCCTGCTCCTGAGCAAACGACAGAAGCTACGCAGCCGAAATAA